Sequence from the Puniceicoccus vermicola genome:
ACCGAGGGTGGAATCGTCTTCTTGTTACCTTTTCCGGATACGCTACGGTCTATCTCCTCTGGCTGAAGACTGGACTTCCATGCATTCGGACTTTCGACATTGCATCGAACCTCTTTCGAAGTTCGATATTTGGTTTGTTCAAAGGACGTGAAATTAGGTATAAAACGCCTAATTCTCGCCGCAAGGGTAGTCTATGCTAAGTTGACCAGAAGGCTTTGTCGTCGCCGGAATGATTTCGGCTGGAGGCTCGTTTGTTTCCTTTAGCCATGACCGGATGCGCTGTCTGAAATGTTTTCGTATCGTTTGATACGCCTCTTCTTCTATCAGGTTTCTTAATTCGTAAGGGTCAGCCTGGAGGTCATACAGGTGGGTTTCTTCATAAACTTTTGCATGAGGAGCTGGCTTTGTATCCTTGGGGATTGAAACGGCATATTTCCATCGGTCTGATCGTAGCGCCCGCCCGGTCCGTACGTTGTTGTCTCCAAACTGTATATATGATTCTTTTGGCCAATTCCTTCTTTGGTGTTTTAGCAGTGGAAGTATTGAAAGGGCCTGCATGGAATCTGGAGGAGCGATGCCACATGCATCGAGTAGGGATGGAGGGAGATTAATAAGGCCGGTTGCCTCTCGTAATTCACCGCCGCCATCGAACTCTGTGCCCCAGAGCGCGAGGGGAATACGCACTGAGCTTTCATGTGGCGTCCGTTTATACTCGGCGTTCCTCGTCTTGAAGTGACACCCATGGTCGCTGACAAATGCGGTAATCGTATGATTCGCGATCCCCAGCGAGTGAACCGCGTCCATCAGCCTTCCCAAGGCCTCGTCCACTCGTTTGACCATTCCGTAGTATCCCGCTATATGTTGAGCGCTACTACCCCCGAGCGCCTGTAGGTCTGGAGGAGTCCATCTTCCTGTGAAAAATTCCTCATATCCTGGAGGTGCAGGGAAACTATCATTGGTATTTTGGTGATGAGGCTCCAATAATGACAGGCACAGCATGAACGGTTGCTCGTTTTCGGCCGCCCTCTTGTCTATATAACGAATCGCAGCATCCGTCATCGCATCGACTCGATAGCCGGGGAGTCGGACGGGTTCGTTTTTCTCGTTCCAAAGTATTGTACTGAACGGTCCACTGGTCGTTTCCACCGTATTTGCTGCAAGCCAGTCTTGGTATCCGCCCCTGTATTTTTCTTTCACAGGTCCCTTTCCCTGATCTTTCCCTGCTAAGTGCCATTTACCGATATAACCTGTTCTGTAGCCAGCTCCCCGATAGCACTTGGCTAGCGTAATGGCGTCTTTTCTCAAACAGTTTCCATTTCTCCATACTCCGGTCTCGGTCGAATATTGACCTGTTTGAAGGCAACTACGTGCCGGACCACACACAGGCTGACACGTAACTGCATGTTTTAGAAAAGTTCCCTGTCGTGCGTAGCGGTCAAAATTAGGCGTCAACCCAAGAGGATTACCGTTGAGTCCTAAGGTATCCCAGCGCTGTTGGTCTGTGAAAAAAATAATGACGTTTGGTTTCATTGCCGTAGGTGTTAAGCATCGCTATCCGATGCATCGAGTTTGGACCCCTTTCAAGAAGACCTGTGAAAGATAAAAGGGCGCCTTGTGCATTCAGCGATAGTTGGATAGCCGCCCTTCCTGGAAGTCGACCTCAAGCCAAGGGTCTTTTGTTTTAAGCCGCATTTCAGTCAGTTGTGCTCGGTACTCTTCGACGATAGGCTGAAGTTCGGGGGCATCGACCAGGTTGGTTGTTTCCTGTGGGTCAATCTCGAGATCGAACAAGGCTTCCGGCCAGTGGTTTTGCAGTCGGTCCATGGGACGACATTGAGCCCCGCCAGTCGCTAGAATACTTTGATAGCTCTTGGAATCGTATAAGTCTGTGGCCATTGGTGACCGGACGTCTGGAGCCAAGCATCTCAAGTATTTATACTTTGGGCCTCGTGCAGCTCTATACGGAAAGTAGTTTGCTACCCCATGAAACGTATGAGAATCAAAAATGAGCTCACGCTCTAAGCCCGCGCTACTGGTTAAGAGCGGAATCAGGTTCATTCCGCATAGGTTTTTCGGGTGATGTTGATCGGGCACGTCCATGGCATGGAGTATGGTCGGTAAAATGTCAGTCCAGTTGACTGGGGTGTCGCAGTATTGCCCGGCTCCCAATGCTTTTGGATGGGCGATGATTAATGGGCAATGGTGTCCAGCTTCGAACGGGCTTGCTTTCGCTCCGGGAAAAGGCATGCCGTGATCAGAAAGCAAAATGATCATGGTGTCATCACGATGGCCGTGGCTGTCAATTTCTTGAATGACATCTCCCACAAACGAGTCAAATCGAGATATGAATCGATAGTAGTCTGCCAGATCCTCTCTAACACCCGGAGTGTCTGGTAGATATTCAGGAACAGGGATAGTATCCGGTTCGTAGTGAATATCGACATCCTTAAACTCAGATGGATGAATCGACTTGTCGAAGTTCTCTTCAGTGCGGTGTGGATATCCCGATGCGCAGTGCATGTAAAACGAAGTGCCACTGATTTCCTTTAAGCAGGTCCGGACGTCTCTAGTAACGCTGCTGTTGGAGAAAAGTGGGTATTGGGGTGACGTCGTTTCGTGCCAAGCCGTAAATGGATAAACGCGAGGCGGGGCAATGTGTGTTTTGCCTGCCAGGCCGCTCTTCATTCCCGCGTTCTTAAGAATTGCAGGGAGGCTCACAGCCTCCTCCCATGTTCGAAAATTGTGAAATCCGTGGCTATGTCCATACTGACGGTGCTGGTGGCTATACATGCCAGTCAGGATATTTGCCCGACTGGCCGCACAGCTTGGGGTTGTGCAGTAAGCCTGATTGAATACGGTGCCGCGTGTCGCCAACGCATCGATATTGGGAGTCTTGATTGTGGGGTCTCCGTAGCAACCAGCAATAGGAGACCAATCATCCGCAATGATAAGTGCTACGTTCATTTTACTATCTCAGGCAATTGGATACGAGCCGGAGCGCGCCCTATTGCCGAGGGCGGTTCTATTTGAACCAAGATTTTCATTTGTTTCTGATGTTTTTTTTCTCAGATGTCGTCTTCAGAAATCCATCGAAAGGAAACGATTTTGAATCTGCGGCCTGAATTTTCCAGTGGCTCCGTTGTGCGTTGAAGGATGGTCTCGAGATAGGATTCGCTAATGACCTCACTGTTCAGTGGGTTTGTTGCGGAACCATAGCTTCGGACAACGAAAGTATCTCCACGAACAGTTATCTGAGACCCTATTTTTTCTAAGATGTCGGCCTGAGTAATATAGCCAGGTAAGAATGCGCCACGGCTACCTTGCTTGATTACGTTTCCGCTAGTATTGGAAGTAAAACCCGTTACATGTTCTGGGAGGTAACGGTCATGAGAGCTAGCTTCAAGCATCCAAACGTCGTCCAAACCAGTGATGCCCGGTGGCTCATTATATCGGTTGTTAATATTTGACTTTTCAATTGCTGCTTGAAGCGCTCCCATCAATCCCAGTTCGGCTTGAGCTGAGGTGTCCGCTACCAGGGATCTGTTGACGAAATGAGAAAGTGAATGGAAAGGACCACGAGCCTTAACTTCCGAGACAATTTTCTCTGCAAGATCGAGCAATTGGTCATGAGTTAGTATTCGAAATCCGGCCAAACCATTTTGAGAAAGTATCGGTTGGTTTTCTGGATCGAACGCTTCTAAAGGGGGATTCAAGTAACGCGAATAGGAATGTGGGGTGTTGCCGGGCAAATGAGGTTTTCCTGGCGGGGCTACGGAATTGAAGCTACCTAAGAGTGCTGCCCACGCGCCCACATCGGTAGAATTTACATTGAATGCGCCGTCAACATACAGGTAGTTCGCGCTCGAATCGAAGTCTTCGAGTAAATCGATATCCTGAGTTTGCGTCGATAGGATAGGATTTTTTGAGCGGACGTTTTGAGCCTCGCCCAGGTCTTCCAAGTCGAACTCGCCAAGGAAGTAGTTGTCCCACAGCGCGTCGTTCAATCGGTACGAGAGGTCTTTGAAGTCGTCGTCAGAATTATGTCCTGAAACAAAACTGCCGCTGGTAGATTCGCGAGGGACAATCGGACTGGCTAATGAGTTGGCAAAGGGGTGCGCTGGTTCCCATGGGAGTTGACCAAAGTCGGCATGCTTTAACTGGCCAAGCGAAACCATGGGGTAATCGCCGCGTGGAATCTCAAATAATGCGATACGGTCTCCCTGGCCGTTATTGTCCAAACTTACTGGAATCGCCCAAGAGGTTGTGGGATTGGTTTGATTGCCAAAAAATTGATTGAACTGGTAGTCGTAGTTGTTCGGGTTTGAAAAAAAGAGATCGCCGTTCGAAGCGTCGAAAGAGAGTCCTAGTGGAGGGTCATTGATGATAGGTGTGCGTGGGTTGAAATTCGCAAAGAGTCGAACTGCGCGTTGAGGGAATTGCTTGTTGCCCTCCAAGTTTCGAAACATCACTGCTTTTCCGTGTTTCTGAAGTGGAAAATGGGCAGTATCGGAAGAGATATGATTTAGAGGGAAGATTCTAGGCGGATTCGCAGTAATACCCAAATCTGCCGTTTGCAGAACAAATAGATCTTTATCATCTAGTCGAAGCGCAATGATGTCATTGCCAGTCCTTTGGCGGACACCTACTTCCATTTCATCCAAGTTGCGCCCTTCGACGTCAATGGCCTCGCCAGTGCTTAGGATGAAATGGAAAGCATCGTTAAAATCGGTGGCTTGAAGCGTCCCTCCGGGTGTATGGTTTTCAATTCCTTCTACTTTCCAATCGCCACCATCATATCTAATCGCGAAGCCATCGGCGGCGCTACTAGCCTCGGGAGTGAAGACAAGGGTTTTGCCAGGTGGAATGACGATCGGGGTAAGGCGAAATCGAAGTGTTTTAAGGGGTTCAATAATTGAACTATCACGATTTTCACCGCCTTCGAGTGGTTTTTCGACTAAAACATAGCGCAGTTGCTGGACGCTTCCCAGTTCGATATCTAAGGTTGTTCCTTCTGGAATGCTCAGCGGTACATTGTATGGGTTCCACAGCCAGGCCCGCGGAACAATGCGATACGCAACTGTCGGATTCCCGCTTGTCCAGTCGCCTTCATAGCAACCATAAACTTGCCAGAGGAAACGTATGATCAGCGGTGTTACGGCGGGAGTGGGGTCGGTCTCAGGCCTTATTTCGATGGCTCCCTCGGCGTCGAAATCGTCTCGTAACTCATACCATGATTTAATTCGACCATATAATGGCCCGGTCCCAGAATTTAACTCAAATAGTTCATCGTCATCTTTCAAGGTCGATGAACTATGGTTGTTCAAATAGCTGAACAGGTTTTTCTTGAGCCCTCCATCCTTTACATTGGTAAGGAGGCCTCTCGAGAAAAGCGTTTGCGAGAAATAGGCTTCATTCAAATCCTCTTCGCTCAGACCTGTAGACGCTAGTATGGGGTCGAGTAAAATATGCTCTTTGATGAATGATCTTTCGAGCAGTGATTCGATTTGATAATCAGGCGAGTCCAGATCTCGTAGAGCTTTTAGTGCTTCGACGGTTGGAGCTCCGGATCGCGTCGGGGAGAGATTGGCGATTACTTCCTGTTGCTTGGTGCTAAGATCTCTTTGCCATGATGTAGATGGGTTGATTTTTGCCTTTTGGCTTTCATCTCCAACCCAGTATGCGTAACCGCCTGAGTCTAGCTCTACTTTTTCCACTGACACTCGGTCGGACGACTTCTTCACGGTATTGCTGCCAATTAGTTCAATGGTATCGGCTGAAGTTGTAAAGCTCTCCACATAGTCAATGGTTGTAGGGGATCCTCCGGGAAACTCTCTACCAGAAGTTAGCCAAGCTTCGAACTCGCGAGGGGTTGGGTTGGTCGCGTCGTAGTTTTCGGTATTCCATACTCCCAGCCAGCGCTTGGTGTTGGGAGCTGGCAGGTGCGGAGAGAACTGGTTTTCGTTAAGTATATCGGCGTAAGCCGAAATGCGCTGATCGGGACCTAGGTGTTTTTGGAGGTTACCGATCGCGACCTGGAGGCCAAAGATAGCGTTTTGTCGTGAATGACTCAGGTGTTGAGTGTTCGTTGTCGCCGTAATCTGTGTTTGCACCAAAACGGATAGGCAGATCATCAACGAGAATATGAACCCCAAGAAGACTAGGGCTATTGTCAGTGCAAATCCATTTCTATTGTTGTCAGCCATGGGTGGGGGTGTCGGAGTTCGATTCCAATTTACATCTTAAACTGGTCGCTTTTCAAGTAAAAAGTTTGACAATGGTATAAAAATAATAGAAATATACCAATATTGTATAAATGAGTAAGGCTAAAAAAACTGCTGAGTTACTGCGTGCCCGGATAAACTGTGGCGATTATCTGCTGACCGATGTGCCTGTTGAACGTGCTCTGGCTGAAGAGGTCGGGGTAAGTCGATTGACGGCGAGAAAGGCCCTTTTGATGATGATTGAGGAGGGGTTGTTGCAGCGCACCCCAAGTGGGAAAGTGGTTTGCGCCAGCACGGATAAAGGCGATAGGGTTAGACAAATCGCGTTTCTTTCTCCCGCTTTTTCAAGTTGGAATTTTGACTGGTGGCGTTTTGCGATCGAACGTTGTGCGAGTCGCTCTAATATCGCGATTCGGCCAGTGGACTATGTCCATTGGAATGATCTGGTTGTTGCTCGGACAATCGAACGTTTTGACGGGGTCTTTCTGTGGCCATTCATGGGTGAAATTCCCGATAATGTGCTTAAGATTATCCGTGAATCCGAGAAGCCAGTGGCCCTTTTGGAAAGCAATGGACGAGAGTTGGGTATTCCGTCGATGCAGATGTTGCCGCCAGAGAGCATTCAATTGCTCTTGGAGCTCCTTGCGAGCAAAGGTCACAAACAGATCGATGTGTTGAGTGCTCAGAACTTTGACCCCATCATAGAGGCGCGCATTCAACAATGGTCACTTTGGCGCTCTCTGCATGGGATCGATGGAGAGTTTCATAACTATCCAGTGAAACCCTATGAGTCTACCGTGTCAGGTGGATATAATGCGATGTGCAAGCTTGTGGCTGAGGGTAGGTTTAAGGCTAAAGCCCTGCTCTGTACGAGTGAGCCGGCGGCAATTGGTGCAATGCGGGCGATGAGAGATGTTGGCATCCGGCCTGGTGAAGACGTTGCCATCTGTGCGGCGAAAGACGAGGGTATGTGTCGCTACGTGTCCCCAAGTCTGACTGTCTTGGAGTGTCCCAAGCCCGACCAGTATATTAATCTAATTCTGGATTGGATGCTGAGTGATAAGCGGGAATGGATTGGCTCACTCAATTTGTCACCAGCGCAATTTCAACTTTTTGAAGGCGAATCAACCGACTTCGAATTAAAAGTAAAGCATACCTCAAAATCATCATGAAGAAGACTACTAAAAATGTTATCTCTACAGCTGGACTCACCTTGTTGATTTCAGCTTTTCCCACTGTCGATGCCGCTGCTCAAGTCGTTACTACTAATCTAGCGCAAAATTATGATGCATCAAATCCAGGTGCTGTTGGTGTTTGGCAAAACACACTGGAGCCGGGGGTGCGCGATTGGAGCATGATGGACTCAACTAGCGGAAGTGTTACTTCTGCCGGAACGAATATTACTCACGTATTCAGCTTCAACGGCACCAGTTCGATTGGTGTGCAGGATAGTTTTGCGAGTGGCAGTGTAGTTACCTCCAGTTGGGAATTGTGGATCAAGCCATCAAACCTCACCACCGTAGGAACCTTTTTAGAGTCAGGAGCCAACGCTCAAGGATTTGTCCTTGCACAGAACGGAAACGAAATTGATTTCTTCGTCAATAACGGTGGAGATCAAGTGAATCTGACTTTTCAAATAAACTCTGCATTGATTGAGGACTACATGCAGGTCGTGGCTGTTATTGATTCTGGTTCAGATGTTTCACGATTGTATGTCAACGGTAGTCTTGTTGATAGTGATAGCAATGCCCCTGATTGGAGAGGTTCGAATGACGCATCTATTGGAGGAACGACAAACGCCGCCGGACCCCTCGACGGTTATTTTAATGGTCAGATTGCTATCATGCGGCACTACGACGACTTGGCTTTATCTGATGCACAGGTTTTGCAGAATTATAACGCTGTCGCGGCAATACCCGAACCCAGTCACTTTTCCTTGCTATCGATCGGGACGATTTTGCTTACTCTGACCTGCACTAGAAGAGTCGGTAAGCAAAAGTAAACTTTCTAGATTTTCCGTTTTGTCAGTGCTCCTAGAGTGTTGACGGGATCTTGAGTCTATTCCACCACCCCCAGTCGCAGGGCTGCTTGAAGCATGCTGTGCCCACCTCCATCTCCTAGTCAGTCGTGAAACAAAACATAGTTCTGATCGTAACCGATCAGCAGCGCGCCGATAGTATTGGTTGCTATGGTAACAAGCATAGCTCAACTCCGAATTTGGATGCGCTAGCAAGTGAGGGAACGGTTTGTCGGCGCGCCTATTGCACAACCCCAATCTGTACACCCGCGCGCGCTTCGTTACAAACCGGGCTCTACCCCAGTCTTCATGGCATGCAAACTAATATTTGCACACCGGGATGCCTTTTTCATGAACTACCTGACTCACCAGTTCTTCTTGGTAATCGTATGCGCGAGCATGGCTACTTTACAGCTTACACGGGGAAGTGGCACCTCGGATTTGGCGGAAACGCAGCCGAGCAGTCAGAGTTTCAGAAGCACATGAGAGAGTATCCTTTGTTGAGGCTCTCGGTCGGCTCGGGGGCATTGCCCTCGACACGTGGGTATGAAATCGGAGACGACTTTCCGGGACACGGTGGCGGAGGTGAGAAATTCCCGCAGTTTCAGGAATATTTGCAGGCTAATGGTCTAACATACCAACTTGAGAACAAATTAACCGGAATGGGGCGCGCGGCGACTTTGGCCTCTGGCAAAGAGTCGTCTGTTTCCCACTATCTCACTAATCGGGCAATCGATTGCCTTGAGGATGCTTCCTCGAGGGATCAACCGTTCTTTTTATCATTACATTTTTGGGGTCCACACGAGCCATACTATGTGCCACAGGAATTCTTGGATTTGTATGATATTAATTCTGTGCCGCTCTGGAACGCGATGAGTTCAATGCCTCAACCCAGCCCTCGCATCCATTCAGGAATGCGAAAAGCCAAGGGTAAGGATGAGGATGAAATACGAACGTTCCTTCAGCACTACTATGGATTTGTATCACATATAGATGATGAAGTTGGCCGCTTGGTGCAGGCGTTAAAGCGCTTGGGTGTGTACGAAAATACTACGATTATTTTTACCGCAGATCATGGCGAAAGCTTAGGTTCGCACGGCGGAATGGTCGACAAAGGTCTCAGTATGTTTGAGGAGACCGTCCGCGTGCCATTAATAATCAAGCACTCTCCAAATCAAATCAAAGATACACACGCCTTCATCAATACGACGGACATATACGCAAGCATTTTGGATATTGCTAACTGCAATGAAGGAATCGAACAACAGGGGCAGGGCAGGTCTATTCTGCCTTTGCTGAATGGAGAAGCCCCGGTTGATTGGCCAGATAGCGTCGTCGTGGAAAGCAGCGGGATTGGGCATTGCCTCTTATCTCAAAGAATGATCCGCAATGAATCGTGGAAATACGTCTTAAACGTCGGTGATGTCGATGAGCTCTATGATATGAAGAACGATCCGGATGAGAGCCGAAACTTGATTGCTTCGGACGAATGTTACGATGCGCGCGGCTACATGAAGGAGAAGTTGCTAAACTGGATGGAGCGCAACGAAGACCCCTTGCTTAAGCGGGTGAAATACTTAGCAAATTAAATGGATAAAAAACGACCAAATATCTTATTTATTACATGCGATCAGCTTCGAAAAGATGCGCTGGGTTGTTATGGCAATGAGCTGATCAAAACGCCGAATATTGATTCCATCGCGAATGCAGGCATCAAATTTGAGAATACTTTTGTTACCAGTCCTGCCTGCGCACCAAGCAGAGGATCGATGCTCACTGGGCGTATGCCATCGGTCCATGGCTTACGAATCAATGGTGTGAGTTTGCCGAAGGAAGAAGTATCGTTTATCGAGGTTTTAAGAAACGCTGGGTATCAAACGGCTGGTGTGGGAAAGATGCATTTCAATCCTCAATGGAATTTTCCCCCGGATAACGTAGATGATTTAGTCACTAAGCCAGATACTACCAAAGCAATTAGTCCTCAGCCCCAACCATGGGAGTTCCCTTTTTACGGTATGGACCACTGTATGCTGGTCGAGGACCACAATGCGGGGCCATATGGCGAGTACTTACTTCAGCACGGTTTTGATCCATGGAAAGATCCGCACAGTTTCACATATCCCCAGAGCTACTGTGGCAAATCGTCTATCCCCTTAGAGCATAGTAAATCCAATTGGATTACGGATCGCGCTTTGGAGTTCCTTGACCAAACAGCTGACGAATCACCCTTCTTTGTGTGGATTTCCTATGTTCATCCGCATCACCCATTTGTTGCGCCTGAGTCTTATGACACCATGTATGAAGCCGAAGATATGCCTCTGCCGGTAATGTCTAAGGCAGAGAGAGAACAGTGGCCGTTTGGATACGATAGAAAGTGGAGAGCCGAAGAGGGATCACACGAATCAGTAGGCCTACACAAGTTTGACGAATGTGACTGGCAGCGAATCAAAGCTCACTACTACGGAATGATCTCCCATATCGACGACCAGATCGGCAGAATCCTGGACCGGCTCAGAGCAGATGGGGAATTTGAGAATACTTATATATTCTTCTTGGCCGACCACGGAGAGCTCCTGGGGGATCATGGACTCTTGTTTAAGGGAGCGCATTACGAATCTGTGCTCAATATCCCTTTGCTAATCCAAGGGCCAGGAATTTCAGATTCATCCGAAAGCGACAGTTATCTTTCCATGATGGATATTTCAGCAACGTTGCTCGGATTTGTGGACTTGCCGTTGCCTGATGGAATGATGGGATGTGATCTGTCCGATCCAATTTCGGGGGATCGTCCAATACCATCCCGGGAGCGAGTCCTAGTCGAAGATCCCTTTGGGCCGAGAACGCTACTGACTCCAGAATACCGAATCACATGGCATGGCTATGGTGAGAAAGGGGAGCTTTACGATCGGAAGGCAGATCCGGAGAATTTCGTTAATTTATGGAGCGATGCTTCGAGCGCGGACTTAAAGTCCGAAGCGCTAGATGCATTGGTGCACGAATTGGTTTTGACCGTAGACCCATTGCCGCATCGCACAACTCTCTGTTGATCATGGATCATTTTGTTGGCATGAAAAGCTCTGCTTTCACTCGGGCGAAAGCACTGATTTTGATTCTCATCACCTTGGGTGTCTTGCTTTGCGGGACCGATAGGTTGTCAGCGGAAGTAAGCTATTTGGCGTTAAACCGGAACAGGCTGCAGCTTTACTTCCGGGTGGGTGAAGAATATTTTCCGTTGGAAAAACGTGCTTTCGTGCTACAGAAAATACCTGCTTCGGCTTTAGGGTCGGGCCGTTTTGATCTGTTTGAAAAGCAGATCGATGAAGATGGAACAGAGACATTCAATCGCTTCTTGGACGTAGCCATAGATCCAGAGGTGCCATCACAGACCATACTATTGTATAGGACATTTGCACGCCCTAGGGAGTATAAGATATTTGTTGTTCTAACCGATCTCGAAAGTATCCCGCCGCAGCATGCGCTCATTTTAAATTATACGCCTTTTGAGGTAGCCGTTCACGCAGGGGAGGGGGCGGAAAGTATCGAATCTCTGTCATCCGTTCTCATTCCGTATCAGGATAAGAAATTCACAGCCTCATTTCGTTTCGTTTCACAGGTTAGCGGGGAGTGGAGTGAGCCAGTTTTGCAGTCCGTCAATGTTCTCGAAGGTATGCGGCTATTGGTTGTCGTTGCCTATGAGAAAACGGATGTGGGCGGATATGTCTTTAACCCAATTTTTATCCGAATGAGCAGTAATTAGAATGAATGTATTAAATGAAATGAGCTATATAAAATTTGGTTTTTTTCGAAATTCACGAATGGTTTTTCATGCTACGGTTGGCATTGCGCTGCTGGTGCTTGCTTCTGTCGATCCGGCGTATGGTGGAAGCGGCGAAGAAGTGAATAATTTACTTCTCGATAAACAAAGCTGGGCAAAATTTCACGTTAAGGAGAAGGTTGAGTTTGACTGGAGTTCGCGCGATTTACTCCAAGTTGCTGCCCCAGAAGAAGGAAGGATCGTTTACCAAAATCGAATTCCTCTGGTGGATTCGAGAATCACAGCAACCTTTGATTTTATTGAGCATGAGCCGGAGGATAATACCTCGGCAGGAGTGATCTTTCACGGGGTTGATGACGAGTCCGGCGAGCCATTGAGAGCTGAGGTTTACCCCCAAAGAGAATTGTTTGTATTCGGTGATACCTCTGAGACTTTTAAGCGGTTACCCGAAAATCCCCTCCATTATGAGTTGGATATCGTATTCGAGGGAGAACAGGCCGTATTGTATTGGGGCGGGCGCGAAATTTCTCGTGCTGGCGTTCAAATAAACCAAGCTAATTCTTCCGTTTGTGTTTTTGTATCGCAGGGAAGTATCCAAGTTAGCAAGGTTCTGGTGCGGCAGCGTTCAGATGCTAATACTATCTTATTTCGTGAAGGTGCTGATGTCAGTATTGATGTAGGTGATTCTTTGAAGTCGATTCCATCACCATGGACGGACTATTGGGGAACCCACTATGCTTATGTCGAAGGCCCTGAGGATGCAGATCCTCACACCCGTTACTCTGCAGTTCGTAGCTACGGTGGCCCACATATCGGGATTGTTCGGGAAGAAAAGCGATCCGATGCAACAATTCGTCCAGCCGTGTTTGATGACGAAGAAGTTCGTGTGGATATCGATAGTTTTCGAAGAGAGTCCAACGATGGAATGCAATTTGTCTCAGAACTTATTCCAGAGCTTATCGATTATGATCTCATGGCGGTGTGGCAGATGCATATGAGAGGTGAGCGTGATGGCCAGTTATTTTTTGAGCGAGATGTCTATTACCATTTTCTGAGTCTGATGTATCAGCAATGGCCACAGGTTCGCGATCATGTAGTTTGGCAAGTGGGAAATGAGTTGGTGAGTTTACATTGGAACCCCAAATTAGTGAACAGAAAGAAATTCAGAAATATGCGTCCTCCCGAGGGCTTGCCGGGCAATCAGTTTAATAAAGGATATGATCTAAATTGGAAGTTGGACTTTTACATTAATCATTGGTTGGCGCCTGCGGTCCAAGTTGTTGAGCGTGTCAGTAATG
This genomic interval carries:
- a CDS encoding sulfatase family protein, with the protein product MDKKRPNILFITCDQLRKDALGCYGNELIKTPNIDSIANAGIKFENTFVTSPACAPSRGSMLTGRMPSVHGLRINGVSLPKEEVSFIEVLRNAGYQTAGVGKMHFNPQWNFPPDNVDDLVTKPDTTKAISPQPQPWEFPFYGMDHCMLVEDHNAGPYGEYLLQHGFDPWKDPHSFTYPQSYCGKSSIPLEHSKSNWITDRALEFLDQTADESPFFVWISYVHPHHPFVAPESYDTMYEAEDMPLPVMSKAEREQWPFGYDRKWRAEEGSHESVGLHKFDECDWQRIKAHYYGMISHIDDQIGRILDRLRADGEFENTYIFFLADHGELLGDHGLLFKGAHYESVLNIPLLIQGPGISDSSESDSYLSMMDISATLLGFVDLPLPDGMMGCDLSDPISGDRPIPSRERVLVEDPFGPRTLLTPEYRITWHGYGEKGELYDRKADPENFVNLWSDASSADLKSEALDALVHELVLTVDPLPHRTTLC